CAACTTAGCAAGACGAGCTATCCAAGAAAGACTTGTTGGAATTCTGCCATTTATCTGGTTTCTTGATAAATCAAAAGACTCTAACTCCTGCAAATTTCCAATCCTTGAAGGTATTTGACCTGTTAATTGGTTTCTCGACAGGTTTAAAGAAATCAAACCAAGAAGATAAGTGATTTCACTAGGAATCTCCCCAATCAACTTATTGCTTGAAAGATCAATACTCTTTAGGAGTCCTAGATTACTTTTAAATTCAGCTCTGAATCCTTTCCATGTTGAAGATGCTTCATCATCATAACACCCTGAAAAGTATCCTCGTAGATAATCACCTAAAAAGGAATGATGGATAGTTTGACTTGAACTTCCTTTTTGAGTCAAAGTAGTCAAATTGTTGAGACATTTGGGTATAGTTCCAGAGATGTTGTTCATCGACAAATCCAAAAGTTGAATACGAGTGAGATGGCATAATTGTGGTGGGATGCTTCCATAGAAGTTATTAGATTGAAGGATAAGGATAGTCAAATTCGGGAGACTTGCCCCTAACCATTCAGGTATTGATCCCGATAATTTATTTTCCGCAAGATTAAAAAGTGTCAAGTTTCTGCAATTCTTCAACTGTGAAGGCAACTCTCCCACAAATCCATTGTTATTTAGTCTTAGTGTCTCGATGCTAAACAAGTACCCCATAGTGGTAGGAATTTTTTCAGATAAAGAGTTATTGCTCAAATCAAGAAagactaattttttaaaatggatCCAGCAATCCGGAAGTTCTCCGAATATATGGTTGCTTGAGATATCAAGAAAAGCTAAACTACTATCCTTGGTTGTGCACAAAAAAGAAGCTGCTGCCACTGAAAATTTATTATTGGAGAGATCTAAAAAAGTAACTTTTGATAGAGCTGAAGGGATTGGACCCTCCAATTGGTTCCAACTCACATTTAGCTTAGGTGGAAACTCCGATCTCAAATTTCCAATTGTTCCTCTAATTTGATTATGAGAGAGATCCATAACGAATAATTTATGTGACAAATCCCAAATCCAACTCGGAATGGTATCAGTAATTCCATTATCAGAAATATCAAGAATTAAAACACTTTTCTGAGTTTGAAGCCATTTTGGGAAAGACAGCCCCATCTTACAAGACCTCAATATTATCGACTCCAATTGGAAGGGAGGAACCCAATCAAAATGGAAGTTTAAAACTAGAGAGTTAGAGGATAAAGACAAATACTTTAATTTGAAAAGTTTTGAGAAATGGATTTCTGAAATCACTCCTTCCAAAGAATTCCCACCAAAATCAATAGCCTCCAACTTAGACATCTGTCCAATATTTTCAGGTATTCTTCCACTTAATTTATTGCCCCCGAGAACCAAGTATTTCAATGATAAAAAGTTCGTGAGGTCAGGCACTGAACCCATAATGCCATGATTATCAGATATATCCAAATACTCAAATGTGTTTTGAGCGCATTTAGACAATATGTCAATAATGTCTGAAAGTTGTCCGCTAAGGCTATTACCCTCTAGGTGCAACTCTCGCAACCTACATAACTTGGCAAACGAATTTGGGATCCCTCCTTTAAGTCTGCTACTAGAGAGAGCAAGATATGCAAGAGAGCTCATGTTCCCGAAATAATCAGGAATTGAGGAACCATTTAAATTGTTCCAAGAGAGATCAAGATGAACAAGGTTGGTATGAGTACTGGACAACCATTGGAAGATTGAAGATTGAAGATTGTTGCGGAAGAGATCGACACGAACAAGAGATTTAGAAGAGTTCATAACAGAAACAGAGGATATAGTTGGAGGAGGAAGATTACACCCCTGTAATATCAAGTTTCTTAATTTAGGAAGAATATTAACTGCTTCCAGCCAACCAACAACACCGGCGAGATCAGTAAAACTGAAGTCCAAATGTTTTAGACAAGAAAGATTAGAGAGCCAATTGAGGTTTTTTGCATAAATAAATCGATTCGAGCTGAGATCGAGATATTCCAAGTGTGTCAGGTTTTCAAGATGATATGGAATTTCACCTCTAAAATTTGCATAAGAGAGATCGAGGTATCTTAAATTGCTCAAAGATCCAATGAAATCTGGAATTTGTCTCCGACTGAAATTATTGAAACGAAGGTTCAAATACTCCAAATTCTGCAACTCAACGAGTTTAGGACTAATCGTACCTTGCAAAAATTGGTCTTCAAGATCAAGCTTAACAACATGGCCAGTGTGGTTGCTGCAGTAGACTCCGGCCCATTGGCAACAGTCTTTGTCTTGCACTTCTCTTCCCCATGAAAGGAGGCGATTGTCGTCATCCACGAGGCCTTGTTTGAATGCAAGGAGGGCTTGCATTTCCCTCTCACTGCATCCAATGCAAGGATTGTTCATGTGTAGTAAAAGCACCACAAGAAATGCATAGAAGACTTTGAAGCAGTATATTTGCTTCTCATGATCAATGTTAGTTAGAGTCATGATCAAGGCGAAGAAGCACAACTATTTAGGACAAAGATAAAGCACAGCCAAATAAAGCATGCATGGAAATCTGGTGAAGGATATTTGCTTACAagcattaattatttatagtGGTTACCTTGCATTATCTTGTTAACTtacaaaatgatatatttAGAGACAAGAATTAACATAATTAACCGATGTTTCAAACTCTTAGTTTAGCAAGACTCAggcaaattcaaaatatatttcttttttctttgtagacacattatattttgtatttttatataataatgcCGAAAGAGACACATCATCATGCTTGATGTCTTATTGGATATGGACGATTAGTAACTCTATACAAATGTAGCCAAATGTGTCTCATTGATTTAAtttcgtacaataaaattacaCATCATTGACTTAATTTgcttgcttttttttcttccttgtgGAAAAAAGGGATAGTGAAGAAGAAATTTCCCTTTCATTTCCGTGTGCATGCAGTAGTGCATATAGACtagaaaaccaagaaaatgACCTAAGAAAGGGATGCCATTTAATTTAGTGATACAGTTCTTTGGTCTATACAATTGACCTCATGAATAAACCTCTCATCAGTTTTCTTCATCCTATTGATATTGATCATCATCACCCTCTACTTGTGCTCAGCTCAGGCATCCAGCTAAAACTCCCTTGTTGATGGGAATTGCTTGGCAAGTTCATTTCTTTAAGAGATGATGATGTTGCCTCTTTTATGTTAAGCTAGTTATCATAATTACTAGTGCATTAATGTCAATATGAAGAGACTAGCTAGGTGGCTCCACCAATTGACAA
Above is a window of Prunus persica cultivar Lovell chromosome G2, Prunus_persica_NCBIv2, whole genome shotgun sequence DNA encoding:
- the LOC18786214 gene encoding probable LRR receptor-like serine/threonine-protein kinase At4g36180 isoform X3; the encoded protein is MTLTNIDHEKQIYCFKVFYAFLVVLLLHMNNPCIGCSEREMQALLAFKQGLVDDDNRLLSWGREVQDKDCCQWAGVYCSNHTGHVVKLDLEDQFLQGTISPKLVELQNLEYLNLRFNNFSRRQIPDFIGSLSNLRYLDLSYANFRGEIPYHLENLTHLEYLDLSSNRFIYAKNLNWLSNLSCLKHLDFSFTDLAGVVGWLEAVNILPKLRNLILQGCNLPPPTISSVSVMNSSKSLVRVDLFRNNLQSSIFQWLSSTHTNLVHLDLSWNNLNGSSIPDYFGNMSSLAYLALSSSRLKGGIPNSFAKLCRLRELHLEGNSLSGQLSDIIDILSKCAQNTFEYLDISDNHGIMGSVPDLTNFLSLKYLVLGGNKLSGRIPENIGQMSKLEAIDFGGNSLEGVISEIHFSKLFKLKYLSLSSNSLVLNFHFDWVPPFQLESIILRSCKMGLSFPKWLQTQKSVLILDISDNGITDTIPSWIWDLSHKLFVMDLSHNQIRGTIGNLRSEFPPKLNVSWNQLEGPIPSALSKVTFLDLSNNKFSVAAASFLCTTKDSSLAFLDISSNHIFGELPDCWIHFKKLVFLDLSNNSLSEKIPTTMGYLFSIETLRLNNNGFVGELPSQLKNCRNLTLFNLAENKLSGSIPEWLGASLPNLTILILQSNNFYGSIPPQLCHLTRIQLLDLSMNNISGTIPKCLNNLTTLTQKGSSSQTIHHSFLGDYLRGYFSGCYDDEASSTWKGFRAEFKSNLGLLKSIDLSSNKLIGEIPSEITYLLGLISLNLSRNQLTGQIPSRIGNLQELESFDLSRNQINGRIPTSLSWIARLAKLDLSENNLFGKIPIGTQLQSFDYAYGGNPLLCGAPLPKTCPEEEKGPGQPVLVNQVSQDGLITQGYYISMGLGFAVGFWGVCGTLLLNRSCRHTYFDFLNLLNDWLHVKAVIISQKVLNR
- the LOC18786214 gene encoding probable LRR receptor-like serine/threonine-protein kinase At4g36180 isoform X2; this encodes MTLTNIDHEKQIYCFKVFYAFLVVLLLHMNNPCIGCSEREMQALLAFKQGLVDDDNRLLSWGREVQDKDCCQWAGVYCSNHTGHVVKLDLEDQFLQGTISPKLVELQNLEYLNLRFNNFSRRQIPDFIGSLSNLRYLDLSYANFRGEIPYHLENLTHLEYLDLSSNRFIYAKNLNWLSNLSCLKHLDFSFTDLAGVVGWLEAVNILPKLRNLILQGCNLPPPTISSVSVMNSSKSLVRVDLFRNNLQSSIFQWLSSTHTNLVHLDLSWNNLNGSSIPDYFGNMSSLAYLALSSSRLKGGIPNSFAKLCRLRELHLEGNSLSGQLSDIIDILSKCAQNTFEYLDISDNHGIMGSVPDLTNFLSLKYLVLGGNKLSGRIPENIGQMSKLEAIDFGGNSLEGVISEIHFSKLFKLKYLSLSSNSLVLNFHFDWVPPFQLESIILRSCKMGLSFPKWLQTQKSVLILDISDNGITDTIPSWIWDLSHKLFVMDLSHNQIRGTIGNLRSEFPPKLNVSWNQLEGPIPSALSKVTFLDLSNNKFSVAAASFLCTTKDSSLAFLDISSNHIFGELPDCWIHFKKLVFLDLSNNSLSEKIPTTMGYLFSIETLRLNNNGFVGELPSQLKNCRNLTLFNLAENKLSGSIPEWLGASLPNLTILILQSNNFYGSIPPQLCHLTRIQLLDLSMNNISGTIPKCLNNLTTLTQKGSSSQTIHHSFLGDYLRGYFSGCYDDEASSTWKGFRAEFKSNLGLLKSIDLSSNKLIGEIPSEITYLLGLISLNLSRNQLTGQIPSRIGNLQELESFDLSRNQINGRIPTSLSWIARLAKLDLSENNLFGKIPIGTQLQSFDYAYGGNPLLCGAPLPKTCPEEEKGPGQPVLVNQVSQDGLITQGYYISMGLGFAVGFWGVCGTLLLNRSCRHTYFDFLNLLNDWLHVKAVIISQKADTFKTTCFPSIEDAWDEGLLLYLY
- the LOC18786214 gene encoding probable LRR receptor-like serine/threonine-protein kinase At4g36180 isoform X1; translation: MTLTNIDHEKQIYCFKVFYAFLVVLLLHMNNPCIGCSEREMQALLAFKQGLVDDDNRLLSWGREVQDKDCCQWAGVYCSNHTGHVVKLDLEDQFLQGTISPKLVELQNLEYLNLRFNNFSRRQIPDFIGSLSNLRYLDLSYANFRGEIPYHLENLTHLEYLDLSSNRFIYAKNLNWLSNLSCLKHLDFSFTDLAGVVGWLEAVNILPKLRNLILQGCNLPPPTISSVSVMNSSKSLVRVDLFRNNLQSSIFQWLSSTHTNLVHLDLSWNNLNGSSIPDYFGNMSSLAYLALSSSRLKGGIPNSFAKLCRLRELHLEGNSLSGQLSDIIDILSKCAQNTFEYLDISDNHGIMGSVPDLTNFLSLKYLVLGGNKLSGRIPENIGQMSKLEAIDFGGNSLEGVISEIHFSKLFKLKYLSLSSNSLVLNFHFDWVPPFQLESIILRSCKMGLSFPKWLQTQKSVLILDISDNGITDTIPSWIWDLSHKLFVMDLSHNQIRGTIGNLRSEFPPKLNVSWNQLEGPIPSALSKVTFLDLSNNKFSVAAASFLCTTKDSSLAFLDISSNHIFGELPDCWIHFKKLVFLDLSNNSLSEKIPTTMGYLFSIETLRLNNNGFVGELPSQLKNCRNLTLFNLAENKLSGSIPEWLGASLPNLTILILQSNNFYGSIPPQLCHLTRIQLLDLSMNNISGTIPKCLNNLTTLTQKGSSSQTIHHSFLGDYLRGYFSGCYDDEASSTWKGFRAEFKSNLGLLKSIDLSSNKLIGEIPSEITYLLGLISLNLSRNQLTGQIPSRIGNLQELESFDLSRNQINGRIPTSLSWIARLAKLDLSENNLFGKIPIGTQLQSFDYAYGGNPLLCGAPLPKTCPEEEKGPGQPVLVNQVSQDGLITQGYYISMGLGFAVGFWGVCGTLLLNRSCRHTYFDFLNLLNDWLHVKAVIISQKRRQTPLRRHASLQLKMPGTKDCSYICTSFRVFE